The Niallia alba genome includes a window with the following:
- a CDS encoding Gfo/Idh/MocA family protein has protein sequence MNKKDGMNYAPEGKVNKVVDKGEFLFAAIGLDHGHIYGMCNGLIEAGGELVAVYDPDAQKAAAFCEKYPSATVATSEQEILENTTIHLIASACIPVDRCELGLRVLDAGKHYFADKPAFTKKEQVILARKKVAETGLKWGIYYSERLHVESAIFAGQLIEQGAIGRVIQVTGFGPHRANPESRPDWFFDPAYFGGILCDIGSHQIEQFLYYTGAKDAKVLHSKVANYSFKDHPEFEDFGDATLLADNGATFYFRVDWFTPDGLGTWGDGRVLILGTEGYIEVRKYIDIARSNSSNHLYLVNQEGEKHFELSGKVGYPFFGQFILDCLNGTENAMTQEHSFKAAELCIEAQEQAIKITG, from the coding sequence ATGAACAAAAAGGACGGAATGAACTACGCACCAGAAGGTAAGGTCAATAAAGTAGTAGATAAAGGTGAGTTTCTCTTTGCTGCCATTGGTCTTGACCATGGCCATATTTATGGAATGTGTAATGGATTAATAGAAGCAGGTGGAGAATTAGTAGCAGTCTATGATCCTGATGCACAAAAAGCAGCTGCCTTTTGTGAAAAATATCCGAGTGCTACTGTGGCAACGTCCGAGCAGGAAATTCTAGAAAATACAACTATTCATCTTATTGCAAGCGCATGCATACCAGTAGATCGCTGTGAGTTAGGGCTTCGTGTGTTAGATGCCGGAAAGCATTATTTTGCTGATAAGCCTGCATTTACAAAAAAGGAACAAGTAATCCTAGCTAGAAAAAAAGTCGCAGAAACAGGACTAAAATGGGGCATCTACTATAGTGAAAGATTACATGTAGAGAGTGCTATATTTGCAGGCCAATTAATTGAACAAGGAGCTATTGGGCGAGTGATTCAAGTAACAGGATTTGGCCCCCATCGTGCTAATCCAGAATCAAGACCAGATTGGTTCTTTGATCCAGCATATTTTGGCGGAATTCTTTGTGATATTGGAAGTCATCAAATTGAACAGTTCTTATATTATACAGGTGCAAAGGATGCAAAGGTATTGCACAGTAAAGTAGCGAACTATAGTTTTAAAGATCACCCAGAATTTGAGGATTTTGGGGATGCAACTCTTTTAGCAGACAACGGGGCGACGTTTTACTTCCGAGTGGATTGGTTTACACCAGATGGGTTAGGGACATGGGGAGATGGACGGGTACTTATCCTTGGAACAGAAGGTTATATCGAAGTAAGAAAGTATATTGATATAGCTCGAAGCAATTCATCAAACCACCTATACTTAGTAAACCAAGAGGGAGAGAAACACTTTGAGCTTTCAGGAAAAGTAGGATATCCTTTCTTTGGTCAGTTCATTTTAGACTGCTTAAATGGAACCGAAAACGCAATGACCCAAGAACATTCATTCAAAGCGGCAGAACTATGTATCGAAGCTCAAGAGCAAGCTATAAAGATAACTGGGTAA
- a CDS encoding YwhD family protein: MDNKKQGSSPKNAQFNILRNDPTKGDGGYGVGSISLENVTPIIIDRESQEVFIDVGAMHGRSKVEQKVFFKDVTKEEVLDLDPHKYWVIWIALDRNQDGAYYSGAGACEILVAKQMKEGSRKRFGYKSMPEHVNSLDKAIKRRFALESMEDESKQSLKKFLVDFNNEYWERSPEELKNSLN, encoded by the coding sequence ATGGACAATAAAAAGCAAGGTTCATCCCCCAAAAATGCACAATTTAATATTTTACGAAATGACCCTACAAAAGGTGATGGTGGATATGGAGTTGGCTCTATTTCTTTAGAGAATGTTACACCAATCATTATCGACCGAGAAAGCCAGGAAGTATTTATTGATGTAGGTGCTATGCATGGCAGAAGTAAAGTAGAACAGAAAGTATTTTTTAAGGATGTGACGAAAGAAGAAGTCCTAGATTTAGATCCACATAAATATTGGGTTATTTGGATTGCGTTAGACAGAAATCAGGATGGTGCTTATTATTCTGGAGCAGGTGCTTGTGAAATCTTGGTAGCAAAGCAAATGAAAGAAGGAAGCAGGAAACGATTTGGCTATAAGTCGATGCCTGAGCATGTAAATAGTCTCGATAAAGCAATCAAACGAAGATTTGCACTAGAGAGTATGGAGGACGAATCAAAGCAATCGCTAAAAAAGTTCCTTGTAGATTTTAACAATGAATATTGGGAGAGATCGCCTGAGGAATTGAAGAATAGTCTTAATTAA
- a CDS encoding LLM class flavin-dependent oxidoreductase produces MKKYGLDPKGLEFGIYTLGDHLPNPLTGERISAEERVHEIIEYAKLADQAGLDFFSVGESHQEYFITQAHSVVLSAIAQATKNIKIASSSTIISTSDPVRVYEDFATIDLISKGRAEIIAGRASRVGLFDLLGYDLRNYEELFEEKFELLMKINEAEVVNWSGEFRAPLRNAKVLPRPKNGFIPIWRAVGGTPASAIRAGMVGAPMFMAHLGGPASVFKRTVDAYREAARNSGFDPAELPVATAGFFYAAESSQQALKDMYPHINEGMKKTNGAGFPKQHFAQGVDPHNIMNIGSPQQIIEKILYQHEMFNHQRYIAQIDFGGMPFKNVMKNVEIIGSEILPAIRKYTKKSEA; encoded by the coding sequence TTGAAAAAATACGGACTAGATCCAAAAGGGTTAGAGTTTGGAATCTATACATTAGGGGATCATTTGCCCAATCCACTTACAGGAGAGCGAATTTCTGCAGAAGAACGTGTGCATGAAATTATCGAATATGCAAAATTAGCAGATCAAGCGGGTCTAGATTTCTTTAGTGTAGGGGAAAGTCATCAAGAATATTTCATCACACAAGCGCATTCGGTTGTTTTATCAGCCATTGCACAAGCAACGAAAAATATAAAAATTGCCAGCTCCTCTACGATTATTAGTACATCTGATCCAGTTCGAGTGTATGAGGATTTTGCAACAATCGATTTAATTTCTAAAGGCCGTGCAGAAATTATTGCTGGTCGTGCATCTAGAGTCGGTTTATTTGATTTGTTAGGTTATGATCTTCGTAATTATGAAGAATTATTTGAAGAAAAGTTTGAACTATTGATGAAAATTAATGAAGCGGAAGTAGTGAATTGGAGCGGGGAATTCCGTGCACCGTTAAGAAATGCGAAAGTTTTGCCACGTCCTAAAAATGGCTTTATTCCGATTTGGCGAGCGGTTGGAGGGACACCAGCAAGTGCAATTAGAGCAGGGATGGTAGGAGCCCCAATGTTTATGGCACATTTAGGCGGTCCAGCATCTGTATTTAAACGCACAGTTGACGCATATCGCGAAGCAGCAAGAAACAGTGGCTTTGACCCTGCAGAATTACCCGTAGCAACAGCAGGCTTTTTCTATGCAGCAGAATCATCTCAACAAGCTTTAAAAGATATGTATCCACATATTAATGAAGGCATGAAAAAAACAAATGGAGCTGGATTCCCAAAACAGCATTTTGCACAAGGCGTAGATCCGCATAATATTATGAATATCGGAAGCCCGCAGCAAATTATAGAAAAAATTCTTTATCAACATGAAATGTTTAATCATCAACGCTATATTGCACAAATTGACTTTGGTGGAATGCCATTTAAAAATGTCATGAAAAATGTGGAAATCATTGGCTCAGAAATATTGCCGGCTATTAGAAAATATACAAAAAAATCGGAGGCATAA
- a CDS encoding NADPH-dependent FMN reductase, which produces MKIVGLSGSKVGSKTRTAMDYTMKAITDNYPEVEITLLDLADYDIQFSDGRNYLEYEGDTGYVTKTLMEADAIIIGTPVFQASIPATLKNIFDLLPQNAFRDKVVSIVVTAGSSKHYLIAEQQLKPILAYMKAQIVQTYVFIEEKDFYRKEITDDDVLFRIERLVEDTIVLTETFTEIREKKEAKYDF; this is translated from the coding sequence ATGAAAATTGTTGGTTTATCCGGTTCAAAGGTCGGATCAAAAACAAGAACAGCAATGGATTACACAATGAAGGCTATTACGGATAATTATCCTGAAGTTGAGATAACGTTACTCGATTTAGCGGACTATGATATCCAATTTAGTGATGGAAGAAATTATCTGGAATATGAAGGTGATACCGGATATGTCACAAAAACTTTAATGGAAGCAGATGCAATAATTATAGGTACACCGGTTTTCCAAGCATCGATTCCTGCTACCTTAAAAAATATTTTTGATTTATTGCCGCAAAATGCTTTTCGCGATAAAGTAGTTAGTATTGTCGTAACAGCTGGTTCATCCAAACATTATTTGATTGCGGAACAGCAATTGAAGCCAATTTTGGCTTATATGAAAGCACAAATCGTGCAAACTTATGTATTCATTGAGGAAAAAGATTTCTACCGCAAAGAAATTACCGACGATGACGTATTATTCCGTATCGAACGGTTAGTGGAAGATACCATCGTATTGACGGAAACTTTTACGGAAATTAGAGAAAAGAAGGAAGCAAAGTACGATTTTTAA
- a CDS encoding MFS transporter gives MSTVNNKENWYRNIVLFLSSQTISLFGSSLVQYAIMWHITLTTESGLMMTLYILCGFLPTFILSPVAGVWADRYNRKLLIMLSDGLIAFATLILAILFLMGYDPIWLLFVMAAVRAFGTGIQTPSVGAILPQIVPKEKLTKVNGINGSIQAIIMFVSPMVSAALLTLASIETIFFIDVVTAAIAIFTLLAFLKIPAHQKATEEQTTSYFSDFKEGLKYVNNHAFLKKFFAFFAIFFVLMAPAAFLTPLQVTRSFGDDVWRLTAIEIAFSIGMMVGGGVIASWGGFQNKIKTMTLASIIMGVCTVVLGIIPFFWIYLVFMALFGLAMPIFNTPTTVLLQEKIEEGFLGRVFGVMGMISTSMMPIGMLIFGPLADFIDIEWLLLGTGAFIIILSFFLGRDKVLIEAGKPTSTVQES, from the coding sequence ATGAGTACAGTTAATAATAAAGAAAATTGGTATCGGAATATCGTGTTATTTCTTAGTAGTCAGACGATTTCTCTATTTGGATCGTCGCTTGTACAGTATGCGATTATGTGGCATATAACGTTAACAACCGAATCGGGTCTGATGATGACGTTATATATCCTTTGTGGATTTCTTCCAACATTTATTTTATCGCCAGTCGCGGGGGTTTGGGCAGACCGCTATAATCGTAAGCTATTAATTATGCTGTCTGATGGACTTATTGCGTTTGCAACATTGATATTGGCCATTCTCTTTTTAATGGGATATGATCCAATTTGGCTACTATTTGTGATGGCTGCTGTTCGAGCGTTTGGGACGGGAATACAGACACCATCTGTCGGTGCGATTTTACCGCAAATTGTTCCAAAGGAAAAGCTGACAAAGGTCAATGGGATTAACGGAAGTATTCAGGCGATTATCATGTTTGTATCGCCAATGGTAAGTGCTGCCCTATTAACATTGGCATCAATTGAAACAATATTTTTCATAGACGTTGTGACAGCAGCAATTGCTATTTTTACCTTGCTTGCCTTTTTAAAGATACCTGCACATCAAAAAGCAACAGAGGAACAAACTACCAGCTATTTTAGTGATTTCAAAGAAGGGCTTAAGTATGTAAATAATCATGCCTTTTTGAAAAAATTCTTTGCCTTTTTTGCGATTTTCTTTGTGCTTATGGCTCCAGCAGCATTCCTAACTCCTTTGCAGGTTACGCGTAGCTTTGGAGATGATGTATGGCGGTTAACTGCTATTGAGATAGCCTTTTCCATTGGAATGATGGTAGGAGGAGGAGTCATCGCATCATGGGGAGGATTTCAGAATAAAATAAAAACAATGACACTTGCCAGCATCATTATGGGAGTTTGTACCGTTGTACTTGGGATTATTCCGTTCTTCTGGATCTATTTAGTGTTCATGGCACTATTTGGTTTGGCAATGCCAATCTTTAATACACCAACAACTGTTTTATTACAGGAAAAAATAGAAGAAGGATTTTTGGGAAGAGTTTTCGGCGTAATGGGAATGATTTCTACCTCAATGATGCCAATAGGGATGTTAATATTTGGTCCACTTGCAGATTTTATTGATATAGAGTGGTTATTATTGGGAACCGGGGCGTTTATTATTATTTTGTCCTTTTTCTTAGGAAGAGACAAAGTCCTAATCGAAGCAGGAAAGCCTACTTCTACTGTTCAAGAATCATGA